In Clupea harengus chromosome 1, Ch_v2.0.2, whole genome shotgun sequence, one DNA window encodes the following:
- the wbp2 gene encoding WW domain-binding protein 2 has protein sequence MALNKNSSESGGIIINNSESILMTYENVELTFCEADRLPDAFKKSRKGSVYMTPYRVIFLAKGKEALQSFMMPFYLMKGCEVKQPVLGANYIKATVSAEPGGGWEGTANFKLIFNAGGAIEFGQHMLHVAAQASKGQPVLGNFGNCPFMAANGACAYPPPPANGMYAAGPPPGYSYPAPPPPDGFYPNPPAFDGPAAYMPPPPYSAPLGQSPQGLDLPKTSAAEAKAAEAAASASCVSPSHVYLPEDKPPPYSPPEDKKKQ, from the exons ATGGCCCTTAATAAGAACAGCTCAGAATCTGGCGGCATCATCATAAACAACAGCGAAAG CATATTGATGACCTATGAGAATGTGGAGCTGACGTTTTGTGAGGCAGACCGTCTCCCTGATGCTTTCAAGAAAAGTAGGAAGGGAAGCGTCTACATGACCCCATACAGG gTGATCTTCCTGGCGAAAGGCAAAGAGGCCCTGCAGTCGTTCATGATGCCTTTCTACCTGATGAAGGGCTGTGAGGTCAAGCAGCCTGTACTGGGAGCTAATTACATCAAGGCGACAGTCAGCGCAGAACCAgggg GAGGCTGGGAAGGCACTGCAAACTTCAAGCTGATCTTCAACGCAGGCGGAGCCATCGAGTTTGGCCAGCACATGCTGCACGTGGCCGCCCAGG CATCCAAAGGACAGCCAGTTCTGGGGAATTTCGGAAACTGCCCCTTTATGGCGGCGAACGGGGCCTGCGCTTacccccctcctccagccaaTGGGATGTATGCAGCGGGGCCCCCTCCTGGCTATAGctaccccgcccccccaccacctG ATGGCTTCTATCCTAACCCCCCAGCGTTCGACGGCCCTGCTGCCTACATGCCCCCTCCCCCGTATTCTGCACCCCTGGGGCAGTCGCCGCAAGGCCTGGACCTGCCCAAAACCTCTGCAG ctgagGCTAAGGCAGCCGAGGCAGCCGCCAGTGCTAGctgtgtctctccttctcatgtCTATCTGCCAGAG